A section of the Pimelobacter simplex genome encodes:
- a CDS encoding DUF2568 domain-containing protein produces MTLAYVWSVSLLVFLSEILMLVVLGRAGWRLAGPGALGWLAATALVVGACVLWGLLAVTSTSPRVVVGFAAFVLVVNVLALLPPVADAVL; encoded by the coding sequence ATGACCCTGGCCTACGTGTGGTCGGTCAGCCTGCTGGTGTTCCTCAGCGAGATCCTGATGCTGGTCGTGCTGGGCCGGGCAGGGTGGCGGCTGGCCGGGCCGGGAGCGCTCGGCTGGCTGGCCGCGACCGCGCTCGTCGTCGGCGCCTGCGTGCTCTGGGGACTCCTCGCGGTGACCTCGACCAGCCCCCGGGTCGTGGTCGGCTTCGCGGCCTTCGTGCTGGTGGTCAACGTCCTGGCCCTGCTGCCGCCGGTCGCCGACGCCGTGCTGTGA